Proteins encoded in a region of the Pseudomonadales bacterium genome:
- a CDS encoding NAD(P)H-hydrate dehydratase has protein sequence MLFNTLHTAEETRALDADLIASGISSIALMKKAARAALDTLLAHWPAPEHITVFCGSGNNGGDGYLLAALAKEKNISAQVIAVGAEEKFTTDTRAAHQYALQNGVTITPWHHGETPVATLVFMRDVVAELPAETILVDALLGTGSNGAPHHAYATAIEIMNDSGLPVLALDMPSGIDADTGCAEGVAVSASVTITFVAQKRGLYTADAPDFTGEIVYDSLGAEEVPPFEDYEVTLLDAEWLLEEGLPMRPRTAHKGLFGHVMVIGGDRGMGGAVLLAAEAAARCGAGLTSAATQPEHVAAVLARRPEIMANGVTSGQALEPLLEKPTVLVIGPGLGRSAWSEQMLQQATLSGLPLVMDADALNMLAEGRVVREPRRDNWVLTPHPAEAARLLNITTADVQRDRFAAVRALQQRYGGVAILKGAGTLICGRNGDIGVCTEGNPGMASGGMGDVLAGIIGSLLAQEVAPELAARLGVSLHARAADLVAEEQGERGLLASDLIAELQGLVNP, from the coding sequence ATGCTTTTCAATACTCTACACACCGCTGAAGAAACTCGCGCACTGGATGCCGATCTCATTGCATCCGGCATCAGCAGCATTGCCTTAATGAAAAAAGCAGCGCGCGCGGCTTTAGACACTTTATTAGCGCATTGGCCAGCACCAGAACATATCACGGTGTTCTGCGGCAGCGGCAACAACGGCGGCGATGGTTATTTGCTCGCCGCACTCGCCAAGGAAAAAAATATTTCTGCGCAAGTGATCGCTGTCGGCGCGGAAGAAAAATTTACAACGGACACGCGCGCTGCGCACCAGTACGCATTGCAAAACGGCGTAACGATAACGCCTTGGCACCACGGCGAAACGCCAGTAGCAACGCTCGTCTTTATGCGCGATGTCGTAGCAGAGCTGCCCGCAGAAACTATTCTGGTTGATGCCCTGCTCGGCACCGGCAGCAACGGCGCACCGCATCACGCTTACGCCACGGCAATCGAAATCATGAACGACAGCGGTCTGCCTGTCCTCGCGCTCGACATGCCCTCCGGTATTGATGCTGACACCGGCTGTGCTGAAGGCGTGGCAGTGAGCGCCAGCGTCACCATCACTTTTGTCGCGCAAAAACGCGGGCTTTATACCGCCGATGCGCCCGACTTCACCGGTGAAATCGTTTACGACAGCTTGGGTGCTGAAGAAGTGCCGCCCTTTGAAGATTACGAAGTGACGCTGTTGGATGCCGAATGGCTGTTGGAAGAAGGGCTGCCTATGCGCCCGCGCACCGCGCACAAAGGGCTGTTTGGTCATGTGATGGTGATCGGCGGCGATCGCGGCATGGGCGGTGCGGTGTTGCTCGCCGCTGAAGCTGCCGCGCGCTGCGGTGCAGGACTCACCAGCGCCGCCACTCAGCCAGAGCATGTGGCTGCGGTGCTCGCGCGTCGCCCTGAAATCATGGCCAACGGCGTGACTTCTGGTCAGGCATTGGAGCCGTTATTGGAAAAGCCCACCGTGCTGGTGATTGGCCCCGGTCTCGGGCGCAGCGCGTGGTCGGAGCAGATGTTGCAGCAGGCTACCCTCAGTGGATTGCCACTGGTAATGGACGCCGACGCGCTGAACATGCTCGCGGAAGGCCGCGTGGTGCGCGAACCGCGCCGCGACAATTGGGTGCTCACTCCGCATCCCGCTGAGGCCGCGCGCCTGCTCAACATCACCACGGCCGATGTGCAGCGCGACCGCTTCGCCGCTGTGCGCGCGCTGCAACAACGCTACGGCGGTGTCGCCATCTTGAAAGGTGCAGGCACACTGATTTGCGGGCGCAACGGTGATATCGGCGTTTGCACCGAAGGTAATCCGGGCATGGCATCGGGCGGCATGGGCGATGTGCTCGCCGGCATCATCGGCAGCTTACTCGCGCAAGAAGTAGCACCCGAGCTGGCCGCGCGCCTCGGCGTTAGCTTGCACGCGCGCGCCGCCGATCTCGTCGCCGAAGAACAGGGCGAACGCGGCTTGCTCGCCAGTGATTTGATTGCGGAGTTGCAGGGGCTCGTTAATCCCTAA
- a CDS encoding radical SAM protein yields MKLPPDTEVFIPANDVIASTVDLKSYPRLKVLLLKPYQKVVGAVQSPQMGILYLTSAIRERFQQHVDIRILDMKLEQMPAENLLPLLKEFQPDVVGMSALNYEAQASYRIAKVVKAFNKKIVTVVGGPFALNAAEKILQEEENIDWVFEGPADRVFPEALVRLVLKQELDVDLPGFSHRLANGQLHIAKSRDFVQDLDTLPMPAWDLVDFDRYAKHPNHAANLKGKRYSPLFTSRGCPYLCSYCHDIFTKRFVYHSAERVIAEIEHLYTNYGVNEFHIEDDIFNLHKPRVHEIMGEVARRWPGKMKFAFPNGLRGDIIDQEIVDVMCDAGAYAASIAIETVTPRLQRLVEKNLDVEKAHHAIKMFTDRGLQVTAAFMLGFPTETKEEIKASIDFALKSDLTLAFFFTVIPQPGTPLFDLALSEHEAITRDAARVDSGSYRANTSWYERVYGYRLSNAIRIANLRFYTNPRRIVKILRFWSPARLWQTFKVFVEILLHSPANA; encoded by the coding sequence ATGAAATTACCACCTGATACTGAAGTATTTATTCCTGCTAACGATGTGATTGCGTCGACAGTGGATCTCAAATCCTATCCGCGCCTAAAAGTGTTGTTGCTCAAGCCCTACCAAAAGGTGGTGGGTGCGGTGCAATCTCCTCAAATGGGCATTTTGTATTTAACGTCGGCTATTCGCGAACGATTTCAGCAGCATGTGGATATTCGCATCCTCGATATGAAACTTGAGCAGATGCCAGCAGAAAATTTGCTGCCATTGTTGAAAGAATTTCAGCCGGATGTTGTCGGTATGTCAGCGCTCAATTATGAGGCGCAAGCAAGCTATCGAATTGCAAAAGTTGTTAAAGCATTTAATAAAAAAATAGTGACAGTTGTGGGTGGGCCTTTTGCACTGAATGCAGCGGAAAAAATTTTGCAGGAAGAAGAAAACATTGATTGGGTATTTGAAGGGCCTGCGGATCGTGTTTTTCCAGAGGCATTGGTTCGATTGGTTTTGAAGCAAGAGTTAGATGTTGATTTGCCTGGCTTCTCGCATCGATTAGCAAATGGTCAGTTACATATCGCTAAGTCGAGAGATTTTGTGCAGGATCTCGATACGCTGCCTATGCCAGCTTGGGATTTAGTGGATTTTGATCGCTACGCAAAACACCCAAATCACGCAGCTAACTTGAAAGGAAAACGCTATTCCCCGTTATTCACTTCAAGAGGCTGTCCTTATCTCTGTAGCTACTGCCACGATATTTTTACAAAACGATTTGTGTATCACAGCGCAGAACGCGTTATTGCGGAAATAGAACATCTTTATACAAACTACGGCGTTAATGAGTTTCATATTGAAGATGATATTTTTAATCTGCATAAGCCCAGAGTGCATGAAATCATGGGCGAAGTGGCTAGGCGCTGGCCTGGAAAAATGAAGTTTGCGTTTCCTAACGGTCTTCGTGGTGACATTATCGATCAAGAGATTGTTGATGTGATGTGTGATGCAGGTGCGTACGCAGCTTCGATTGCAATCGAAACAGTAACACCGCGATTGCAGCGCTTGGTTGAAAAAAATTTGGATGTAGAAAAAGCACATCACGCTATTAAAATGTTTACTGATAGAGGCTTGCAAGTTACAGCTGCTTTTATGTTGGGTTTTCCAACAGAAACCAAAGAAGAAATTAAAGCGAGTATCGATTTCGCATTAAAAAGTGATCTCACTTTGGCTTTTTTCTTTACGGTAATTCCACAGCCAGGCACGCCATTGTTTGATTTGGCGCTGAGTGAACATGAGGCCATCACGCGAGATGCTGCGCGAGTAGATAGTGGTAGCTATCGCGCAAATACTTCGTGGTATGAAAGGGTTTACGGTTATCGATTGAGCAACGCGATAAGAATAGCCAATCTGCGTTTCTATACCAATCCAAGGCGCATAGTAAAAATTTTGAGGTTCTGGTCGCCTGCTCGTCTTTGGCAAACATTCAAAGTGTTCGTGGAAATTCTGCTCCACTCACCCGCTAATGCTTAG
- a CDS encoding DEAD/DEAH box helicase produces MTTETTTPVAFRDLGLPDAMLSVLADIGYETPSPIQAQTIPLLLEGRDVLGQAQTGTGKTAAFALPILARLDMASRATQVLVLAPTRELAIQVAEAFQTYAAFIPRFQVLPIYGGASYSTQLRQLKQGAQVVVGTPGRVMDHMRRGTLDLSQLQCLVLDEADEMLRMGFIDDVEWILEQTPDERQIALFSATMPREIRRIAQQHLNEPSEITIALKTTTASTIRQRYWPVSGMHKLDALTRMLEAEDFDGMIIFVRTKTATVELADKLRARGYNTAALNGDIVQSQREHVIAQIKNGAIDIVVATDVAARGIDVERVSHVINYDIPTDTEAYVHRIGRTGRAGRSGDAILFVAPREKRLLFAIEKATRQAIELMELPSTKLINDKRIAKFKQGISDILENNAVENGDLDLYRELIAQYQHETGVELDIVAAALAAIAQGGTSLLLNEKESPRTQALTDERPPRKHRERDDYDDNKRERIKRMRSEKPSREVEDGMQRFRIEVGYDHNVKPGNIVGAIANEADLDSKHIGHIAIHDDYSTVDLPAEIAGELMKALKNVRVAGRPMNIAPLGAGASGGKKSFRDRDAAPARDKKSFGEKQAFSEKKSFSDSKPFSDKKSFGDKKPFSDKKSFGDKKPFGDKKAFSEKKSFSDKKPAADKKSFTRSAAPKKPDGTKPFRKK; encoded by the coding sequence ATGACTACCGAAACGACCACGCCCGTCGCATTCCGCGATTTGGGGCTACCTGATGCCATGCTCTCCGTTTTAGCCGATATCGGCTACGAAACGCCCTCACCGATTCAGGCGCAAACCATTCCGCTGCTGCTCGAAGGCCGCGATGTTTTAGGTCAAGCGCAAACCGGTACCGGCAAAACTGCTGCTTTTGCCCTGCCCATCTTGGCGCGTTTGGATATGGCGAGCCGCGCCACGCAAGTATTGGTGTTGGCGCCGACGCGCGAACTGGCGATACAAGTCGCGGAAGCGTTTCAAACTTACGCCGCGTTTATTCCGCGCTTTCAAGTGTTGCCGATTTACGGCGGCGCGAGTTACAGCACGCAATTGCGCCAACTAAAACAGGGCGCGCAAGTAGTGGTCGGCACGCCGGGGCGCGTGATGGATCACATGCGTCGCGGCACGCTCGATCTTTCACAACTGCAATGTTTGGTGCTGGATGAAGCCGACGAAATGTTGCGCATGGGTTTTATCGACGATGTGGAATGGATACTGGAGCAAACGCCGGACGAACGCCAAATCGCTTTATTTTCTGCCACGATGCCGCGCGAAATTCGTCGCATTGCACAGCAACATTTGAATGAACCGTCAGAAATTACTATCGCGTTAAAAACCACCACCGCATCGACCATCCGCCAACGCTATTGGCCCGTCAGCGGCATGCACAAGCTCGATGCTTTAACGCGCATGTTGGAAGCGGAAGATTTTGACGGCATGATTATTTTCGTGCGCACCAAAACCGCGACTGTTGAATTGGCAGATAAGTTGCGTGCACGCGGTTACAACACCGCCGCACTGAATGGTGACATCGTGCAATCGCAGCGCGAGCATGTCATCGCGCAAATTAAAAATGGCGCGATTGATATTGTCGTTGCCACTGATGTCGCCGCGCGCGGTATTGATGTCGAGCGCGTCAGCCATGTTATCAACTACGACATTCCGACCGACACCGAAGCCTATGTGCATCGTATCGGCAGAACGGGTCGCGCCGGTCGCAGCGGCGATGCGATTTTGTTTGTCGCACCGCGTGAAAAACGCCTGCTGTTTGCGATTGAAAAAGCCACACGCCAAGCGATTGAACTGATGGAATTGCCATCAACCAAATTAATTAACGACAAACGCATTGCCAAATTCAAACAAGGCATCAGCGATATTCTGGAAAACAATGCCGTAGAAAACGGTGATCTCGATTTGTACCGCGAATTGATCGCGCAGTATCAACACGAAACTGGCGTGGAGTTGGATATCGTCGCCGCAGCACTGGCAGCGATTGCGCAAGGCGGCACCAGCCTGCTGCTCAACGAAAAAGAATCACCGCGCACGCAAGCGCTAACGGATGAAAGACCGCCGCGTAAACACCGCGAGCGCGATGATTACGATGACAACAAACGCGAGCGCATCAAACGCATGCGCAGTGAAAAACCTTCGCGTGAAGTGGAAGACGGTATGCAACGCTTTCGCATCGAAGTGGGCTACGACCACAATGTCAAACCGGGCAACATCGTTGGCGCCATCGCCAATGAAGCAGATCTCGACAGCAAACACATCGGCCACATCGCCATTCACGACGATTACAGCACCGTGGATTTACCTGCGGAAATCGCAGGCGAGTTGATGAAAGCACTGAAAAATGTGCGCGTTGCCGGCAGACCGATGAATATCGCCCCGTTGGGTGCAGGCGCAAGTGGCGGGAAAAAATCCTTCCGTGATCGCGATGCCGCGCCAGCGCGTGACAAGAAATCATTTGGTGAAAAGCAAGCGTTTAGCGAGAAGAAGTCCTTTTCAGACTCAAAACCTTTTTCTGACAAGAAAAGCTTCGGTGATAAGAAACCTTTCTCCGACAAGAAATCGTTTGGCGATAAAAAACCGTTTGGCGACAAGAAAGCGTTCAGCGAGAAAAAGTCATTCTCGGACAAAAAGCCAGCTGCTGATAAAAAATCTTTTACCCGCAGTGCCGCGCCCAAAAAACCGGACGGCACCAAACCTTTTCGCAAGAAGTAG
- a CDS encoding DUF1289 domain-containing protein — translation MNNVVEGTEDKVVLIASPCISICALDAEDVCVGCYRSAQEITRWSVADNAERRQILVSAAERAKRVNPF, via the coding sequence GTGAATAATGTGGTTGAAGGCACAGAAGACAAAGTGGTGTTAATTGCTTCGCCGTGCATTTCAATTTGCGCCTTGGATGCGGAAGATGTGTGCGTGGGCTGTTATCGCAGTGCGCAAGAAATTACGCGCTGGTCCGTGGCGGATAACGCTGAGCGCCGACAAATCCTTGTCAGCGCGGCGGAACGCGCTAAGCGCGTCAATCCTTTCTAA
- a CDS encoding CoA pyrophosphatase: protein MINRLRQGMENLQPVDYWRETTFRTEAAVLLAFTNEPEPQLILTRRADHLKSHRGEVALPGGKVDASDQNFIATALRESQEEIALSPTDVEVLGELDPMVTRFGVKVMPVVGIVASDVKLAPNPDELDSIFRVPLSFFLRDERLRTDRGTVNGHTVAVPCWQWQEYEIWGVTAIILVNFMNRVMGQSISTGVEALAQYTQGQIMPEEWLTDEDKLAREQKNRDSE from the coding sequence ATGATTAATCGCCTGCGACAGGGCATGGAAAATTTGCAGCCAGTGGATTACTGGCGTGAAACGACTTTTCGTACAGAAGCGGCAGTATTGTTGGCGTTTACCAATGAGCCGGAGCCGCAATTGATTCTCACGCGCCGCGCTGATCATTTGAAATCGCATCGCGGTGAAGTGGCATTGCCAGGCGGCAAAGTGGATGCCAGCGATCAAAACTTTATTGCCACTGCTTTGCGTGAAAGCCAAGAAGAAATTGCATTGTCGCCGACGGATGTTGAAGTGTTGGGTGAGTTGGATCCGATGGTGACACGCTTCGGCGTAAAAGTGATGCCGGTAGTGGGCATTGTTGCGTCGGATGTAAAACTTGCGCCGAACCCAGATGAGTTGGACAGCATTTTTCGCGTGCCGCTGTCATTTTTTCTGCGTGACGAACGCTTGCGCACGGATCGCGGAACGGTCAACGGTCACACGGTCGCGGTGCCGTGTTGGCAGTGGCAGGAATACGAAATTTGGGGTGTGACGGCGATTATTCTCGTCAACTTTATGAATCGCGTGATGGGGCAGAGTATTTCCACGGGCGTGGAAGCGTTGGCGCAATACACGCAAGGTCAAATCATGCCGGAAGAATGGTTGACGGACGAAGATAAATTAGCGCGTGAACAAAAAAATAGAGACAGCGAATAA
- the rep gene encoding DNA helicase Rep yields MPSLNPRQREAVRYIDGPLLVLAGAGSGKTRVITEKIAYLIRECQYKASHIAAVTFTNKAAREMKERVGKLLGGEARGLQVSTFHSLGLDIIRREIGTLGYKSGFSIFDQQDAQALLRELLLRNGDVDNDYVEMAQHSISNWKNDGLLPEVLLQRAATQGEMNLALLYERYQRALKAYNAVDFDDLIALPVQLFEKYPDVLSRWHQRIRYLLVDEYQDTNACQYRLVQLLVGVRSGLTVVGDDDQSIYAWRGAKPENLSQLQHDFRALKLIKLEQNYRSFGRILKAANQLIANNPHEFEKQLWSELGYGDPIRVIHCANEEGESERIANDIVVQRLQRGGKFSDFAVLYRSNHQSRLLEMQLQQAQVPYNITGGTSFFSRAEIKDVMAYLRLLANPDDDNAFLRIINVPRRKIGSSTLEKLGLYAQQRDGSLCAVIQEIGIESVLGAEALGRLRHFTQWLDEVRKNCAQGNPMEAIREMLDDIGYEAWLHQNASSATVAERRMDNVRYLVESMGRSLTVSEEEDTDSARDSLDAMRDAISKLVLRDLLERQEEEDDGDRVQLLTLHAAKGLEFPHVFIMGWEEELLPHRNSIEANQIDEERRLAYVGITRAQRTLTLTLAHKRKQYGEVTAPTPSRFLDELPPEDLEREGVGQTVSDEQREKKARDTIEKLRKMLSAS; encoded by the coding sequence TTGCCCTCCCTCAATCCACGCCAACGCGAAGCGGTGCGTTATATCGACGGTCCGCTGCTGGTGCTGGCGGGTGCGGGCAGCGGCAAGACGCGTGTGATCACCGAAAAAATTGCCTACCTCATCCGCGAGTGCCAGTACAAAGCCAGCCATATCGCGGCGGTGACTTTCACCAACAAAGCTGCCCGTGAAATGAAAGAGCGGGTGGGAAAATTGCTGGGTGGTGAAGCGCGCGGCTTGCAGGTCTCTACTTTTCACTCGCTAGGTTTAGACATCATCCGCCGTGAAATAGGCACACTCGGTTACAAAAGCGGTTTCTCAATTTTTGATCAGCAGGATGCGCAAGCACTGCTGCGCGAATTGCTACTGCGCAATGGCGATGTTGATAACGATTATGTGGAAATGGCGCAGCACAGTATTTCCAATTGGAAAAACGATGGTCTGCTGCCTGAGGTTTTATTGCAGCGCGCCGCCACGCAAGGCGAAATGAATTTGGCACTGTTGTATGAGCGCTATCAACGAGCATTGAAAGCCTACAACGCGGTGGATTTTGATGATTTGATCGCGCTGCCGGTGCAGTTGTTTGAAAAATATCCGGATGTGTTATCGCGCTGGCATCAACGCATTCGCTATTTATTGGTGGACGAATACCAAGACACTAACGCCTGCCAATATCGTTTGGTGCAATTGTTGGTGGGCGTGCGTAGCGGTTTAACCGTGGTGGGTGATGACGATCAATCTATTTACGCATGGCGCGGTGCGAAGCCGGAAAATCTTTCGCAATTGCAACACGATTTTCGCGCATTGAAATTGATTAAGTTAGAACAGAACTACCGTTCTTTTGGTCGCATTCTGAAAGCCGCCAACCAATTGATTGCCAACAATCCGCACGAATTTGAAAAACAATTGTGGAGTGAGTTGGGTTACGGCGATCCGATACGCGTAATTCACTGCGCCAATGAAGAGGGTGAGTCTGAGCGCATCGCCAATGACATCGTGGTGCAACGCTTGCAACGCGGCGGCAAGTTTTCTGACTTTGCGGTGTTGTATCGCAGCAATCACCAATCACGTTTATTGGAAATGCAATTGCAACAGGCGCAAGTGCCGTACAACATTACGGGCGGCACTTCGTTTTTTTCGCGCGCTGAAATTAAAGATGTGATGGCGTATCTGCGCTTGCTCGCCAATCCCGATGACGACAACGCATTTCTGCGCATCATCAATGTGCCGCGCCGTAAAATTGGCTCCAGCACGCTGGAAAAATTGGGTTTATACGCGCAGCAGCGCGACGGCAGTTTGTGTGCCGTGATTCAAGAAATCGGTATCGAATCAGTGTTGGGTGCAGAAGCGCTGGGGCGTTTGCGTCACTTCACGCAGTGGTTGGACGAGGTGCGTAAAAATTGCGCGCAAGGCAATCCGATGGAGGCGATTCGTGAAATGCTGGATGACATTGGTTACGAAGCGTGGCTGCATCAAAATGCGTCCAGCGCAACCGTGGCAGAAAGACGCATGGACAATGTGCGCTACTTGGTGGAATCCATGGGGCGCTCGCTCACTGTTAGCGAAGAAGAGGATACCGACAGCGCGCGCGACAGTTTGGATGCGATGCGCGATGCGATCAGTAAATTGGTGTTGCGCGATTTATTAGAGCGACAAGAGGAAGAGGATGACGGCGATCGTGTGCAATTGTTAACACTGCACGCTGCGAAAGGCTTGGAATTTCCGCATGTGTTTATCATGGGCTGGGAAGAAGAATTGCTGCCGCATCGCAACAGTATTGAAGCCAATCAAATTGATGAAGAGCGGCGTTTGGCCTATGTGGGCATTACGCGCGCGCAGCGCACGCTGACGCTGACACTGGCGCATAAACGCAAACAATACGGCGAAGTGACTGCGCCGACACCGAGCCGCTTTTTAGATGAATTGCCACCGGAAGATTTAGAGCGCGAAGGCGTGGGGCAAACAGTATCGGATGAGCAGCGCGAGAAAAAAGCGCGTGATACGATAGAAAAATTAAGAAAAATGTTGAGCGCATCATGA
- a CDS encoding TIGR03619 family F420-dependent LLM class oxidoreductase, translating to MRFAFHATMCPVDQYVPLAQAAEAVGFQGFTFPDSICYPQIADTKYPYNEDGSRNFLDGTPFLEPFCAIPWLAGVTQKLRFTTSVVKLPIRNPVLLAKQIATIACISDNRFALGAGISPWIEDFQICGERWESRGPRMDEMVAIIRGLLSGEYYGHDSQHYQIPASRICPVPSQPVPILLGGHADVALKRAARIADGWIHAGGSADTLKPLVEKLQQFRKEYGTDNKPFEIHATTADAFSVDGVKKLQDLGVTECIVGFRDTYKGEQDTKTVEQKIGMLHWFADNIIAKTA from the coding sequence ATGCGCTTTGCTTTTCACGCCACCATGTGTCCAGTGGATCAATATGTCCCGCTCGCGCAAGCGGCAGAAGCCGTGGGTTTTCAAGGCTTTACCTTCCCCGACAGCATTTGCTACCCGCAAATTGCCGACACCAAATACCCCTACAACGAAGATGGCTCGCGCAACTTCTTGGACGGCACGCCGTTTCTGGAGCCTTTCTGCGCGATTCCTTGGCTGGCAGGCGTGACGCAAAAACTGCGCTTCACCACCAGCGTGGTGAAACTGCCTATCCGCAACCCTGTGTTGCTCGCCAAGCAAATTGCCACCATCGCCTGCATCAGCGACAACCGCTTTGCGCTCGGCGCGGGCATTTCACCGTGGATTGAAGATTTCCAAATCTGCGGCGAACGCTGGGAAAGCCGCGGTCCGCGTATGGACGAGATGGTCGCCATCATTCGCGGTCTGTTGAGCGGCGAGTATTACGGGCACGATTCACAGCACTACCAAATCCCCGCTTCGCGCATTTGCCCTGTGCCTAGCCAGCCAGTGCCTATCCTGCTCGGCGGTCACGCCGATGTGGCACTGAAACGCGCGGCGCGCATTGCCGATGGTTGGATACACGCCGGCGGCTCTGCCGACACCCTGAAACCGTTGGTAGAAAAATTGCAGCAATTTCGCAAAGAGTACGGCACCGACAACAAGCCGTTTGAAATTCACGCCACTACGGCTGATGCCTTTAGTGTCGATGGCGTGAAAAAATTACAGGATCTCGGCGTGACGGAATGTATCGTCGGTTTTCGCGATACTTACAAAGGCGAGCAAGACACTAAAACTGTCGAGCAAAAAATCGGCATGCTGCATTGGTTTGCCGACAACATCATCGCAAAAACGGCGTAG